A DNA window from Trypanosoma brucei brucei TREU927 chromosome 11 chr11_scaffold01 genomic scaffold, whole genome shotgun sequence contains the following coding sequences:
- a CDS encoding receptor-type adenylate cyclase GRESAG 4, putative (GPI-Anchor Signal predicted for Tb11.27.0001 by DGPI v2.04 with cleavage site probability 3.7410002 near 1217) — protein MPAALCGLSSSAPHTRASSHRMRHVTLQRGAKVIGSLLLLIMLTVGSLARPIEATDVVTVKVLSLMYGAGSPNDVVDSLNAGLGASLAAREDEVSSMFKVSLIQPSSYDEPIEQLFNTTVERTNNELLVIVGPLGNQNVLWVQDRLEVHDLVAFAPLSYSDKTRGWNPHFYYPSVEPDAELLALVRYAIVFLRVPRVGFMYLKDTHFGETSLLFARDVMSMMGYKLCGTFAIEGGDDRSEDATFEAEWKQFVDTRPQAVLLFGSPHDLTAKFITKMVTDNRTAGAYVLTVSNMQNFLLKNWKKALEVAGANLKPGQIVITGTSPLAGDAQYEVIQRFQREMTKHLETNKDWGGFAKPGHFSTNHNDGELMVLGWLAGELLVRALVESVSLTNRTLFKASLYNQRRYLIDDMVIGDFGGECSEDAQRQGAVRRCNQGGNIVYMKKVVDQYHLEPLREGFLTWGTSRCFSEGVRVGAPLSGVVILASDHTVAHRANSRYFSGATALSRNDRIWEDDRLFLHPLESSLSGAATDLHDNRDKIVISAVFGVVTNDVLSTEGLIFFDPMVVFPQLSMFRRHVIHFFPTLAQELYVFARYLSHSESSFADAIIRSDEAGEIAKVLAMSLVTFGVSPGFGVFLDVASPIRESHLKRGGDTFVLGLTAPDVKLISKHLETHPEARVFITFTDLVLLYEEFISEFNATTNTKAQRLFFATSLPHWADNSSKSETITAYHRAIPDPKQWSPMSLRGFAVARVMQTLLVPMKKVNAALLAEQVFWQTSFVVDDMKYGPFNDVDCVANGVQLSSNCVWNYGATDIAVWSFARVLNPSLPVAEDPITPSMEYKKPREQLTSSEIAGIVMGSVIALMLFATLGVALLCSRRNKRDNDRAPREPTDPVTLIFTDIENSTAQWAAHPDLMTEAVAAHHRLIRALVLRHNCYEVKTIGDSFMIASKHPSQAVQLAADVQLMFLHNDWGTDVFDNFYRELEETNAKEDNEYTSPTACLDPEVYSRLWSGLRVRIGIHTGLCDIRHDEVTKGYDYYGPATNMAARTESVANGGQVLITHATYMSLSESERQQFGVTALGPVALRGVPQPVQLYQLSAVPGRTFAPLRLDREYFFEDENETTNSTSENSSSRAELGESAQMIMTSLQMLLSTFKGPQREKLLTPYCERWRVPLPRKCTRVWDEEYCQEVMRRIAAKVGHVADHCAVGQSNHSTSTLSSASVVIISENKAFLDTCSSML, from the coding sequence ATGCCGGCAGCTTTGTGCGGTTTGAGTTCTTCTGCACCACACACACGGGCGTCCTCTCACCGTATGAGGCACGTGACGCTACAACGAGGTGCAAAGGTTATTGggtcgctgttgttgttaataATGCTGACAGTCGGTTCACTCGCAAGGCCAATTGAAGCAACAGATGTTGTGACAGTCAAAGTGCTGAGCCTCATGTACGGCGCCGGCTCCCCCAACGACGTCGTTGACTCCCTCAACGCAGGTCTGGGTGCATCCCTTGCAGCACGTGAAGATGAAGTGAGCTCGATGTTCAAGGTTTCTCTGATCCAACCTTCGTCGTACGATGAGCCAATCGAGCAGTTGTTTAACACCACAGTAGAACGGACGAACAACGAGCTTCTGGTCATCGTGGGGCCACTGGGTAATCAAAATGTACTTTGGGTACAAGACAGGCTAGAGGTGCATGATTTGGTTGCCTTTGCACCTCTTTCTTACTCTGATAAAACCCGTGGGTGGAATCCCCACTTCTATTATCCAAGTGTCGAGCCAGATGCCGAGTTACTTGCCCTCGTCCGCTATGCTATCGTATTCCTTCGGGTCCCGCGCGTAGGCTTCATGTACCTCAAGGACACGCACTTTGGTGAGACCTCGCTTCTATTCGCACGGGATGTGATGTCTATGATGGGATATAAGTTGTGTGGCACGTTTGCTATCGAAGGCGGTGATGATCGGAGCGAGGACGCTACATTCGAGGCGGAGTGGAAACAATTTGTGGATACACGCCCGCAGGCTGTTCTGTTATTTGGTTCCCCACACGACCTCACCGCGAAGTTCATCACGAAGATGGTGACGGATAATCGCACAGCAGGAGCGTATGTACTTACCGTCTCCAATATGCAAAATTTCCTACTCAAGAACTGGAAGAAGGCACTGGAGGTGGCTGGTGCCAATCTCAAACCCGGACAAATCGTCATCACCGGTACAAGCCCACTCGCTGGTGATGCGCAATATGAAGTGATCCAACGCTTCCAAAGGGAAATGACTAAACACCTAGAGACAAACAAGGACTGGGGCGGTTTTGCGAAGCCAGGGCACTTTAGCACTAACCACAATGATGGGGAACTGATGGTTCTCGGGTGGCTCGCTGGGGAGTTGCTTGTGCGGGCACTAGTTGAAAGTGTCTCATTAACGAATCGTACCCTATTCAAGGCTTCACTGTATAATCAGCGCCGCTACCTGATCGACGACATGGTGATTGGTGACTTTGGCGGTGAATGCAGTGAGGACGCACAACGTCAAGGTGCCGTCCGCCGTTGCAACCAAGGGGGTAATATAGTGTACATGAAGAAGGTTGTTGACCAATACCATTTGGAACCACTAAGGGAAGGATTCCTGACCTGGGGTACATCGCGGTGCTTCAGCGAGGGTGTCCGCGTAGGTGCCCCGCTTAGCGGTGTCGTCATATTGGCGTCCGATCACACTGTTGCTCATCGTGCCAATTCTCGGTACTTTAGTGGTGCAACGGCTCTCTCACGTAACGACCGGATCTGGGAGGATGACAGGCTCTTCCTTCATCCTCTCGAGTCCTCGCTTTCAGGGGCGGCAACAGACCTTCACGATAACCGCGATAAAATTGTCATTTCTGCTGTCTTCGGCGTTGTGACCAATGATGTGCTTAGCACAGAAggtcttattttctttgaccCGATGGTGGTTTTCCCTCAGTTGAGTATGTTCAGACGGCATGTTATACACTTCTTTCCTACGCTCGCACAGGAGCTCTACGTATTCGCCCGATACCTCTCACACTCGGAAAGCAGCTTCGCCGATGCCATTATCCGAAGCGATGAGGCAGGTGAAATTGCCAAGGTATTGGCAATGTCATTGGTGACATTTGGCGTGTCACCTGGTTTTGGAGTGTTCTTGGATGTTGCTTCCCCTATTCGTGAAAGTCATCTCAAACGCGGTGGCGATACGTTCGTCCTTGGACTCACAGCTCCTGATGTAAAATTGATATCCAAGCACCTTGAAACCCACCCTGAGGCTCGAGTTTTCATCACCTTCACGGACCTGGTACTGCTGTACGAGGAGTTCATATCAGAGTTCAATGCAACTACAAACACTAAAGCACAGCGCCTATTTTTCGCCACTAGTTTACCGCATTGGGCTGATAATAGTTCCAAATCAGAAACCATTACTGCTTACCACAGAGCTATTCCCGATCCGAAGCAGTGGTCGCCGATGTCACTGCGTGGTTTCGCTGTCGCCCGAGTGATGCAAACTCTCCTAGTACCcatgaagaaagtgaatgcCGCTTTACTCGCAGAGCAAGTGTTTTGGCAAACGTCGTTTGTTGTCGATGACATGAAGTATGGGCCCTTTAACGATGTCGACTGCGTCGCTAACGGCGTGCAACTGTCGAGTAATTGTGTTTGGAACTACGGTGCCACAGATATCGCTGTGTGGTCCTTCGCTCGTGTTCTGAACCCTTCTCTTCCTGTAGCGGAGGATCCCATTACGCCTTCGATGGAGTATAAGAAGCCTCGCGAGCAACTAACATCCTCTGAGATTGCTGGTATCGTAATGGGATCAGTTATCGCGTTGATGCTCTTTGCTACCCTTGGTGTTGCACTACTATGCAGTAGGCGGAACAAGCGTGATAACGACCGAGCGCCGAGGGAACCAACTGATCCCGTGACACTTATCTTCACTGACATCGAGAACAGCACAGCCCAGTGGGCGGCGCATCCCGATCTCATGACGGAGGCGGTAGCCGCGCACCACCGCTTGATCCGTGCACTGGTGCTGAGGCATAACTGCTACGAAGTTAAGACCATTGGAGACTCCTTCATGATCGCGAGCAAGCACCCGTCCCAAGCGGTTCAACTGGCAGCAGATGTTCAACTCATGTTCTTGCACAACGACTGGGGTACGGATGTATTCGACAATTTCTACCGTGAGTTGGAGGAAACGAATGCGAAGGAGGATAATGAATACACTTCTCCTACTGCATGTCTGGACCCCGAAGTGTACAGTCGGTTGTGGAGTGGTTTACGCGTACGCATTGGTATTCACACCgggttgtgtgatattcggCATGATGAAGTCACAAAAGGTTACGACTACTACGGTCCCGCCACCAACATGGCAGCACGCACGGAGAGTGTTGCTAACGGTGGGCAAGTATTAATAACACATGCAACTTATATGTCTCTGAGTGAGTCGGAGCGGCAACAGTTCGGTGTGACCGCACTCGGACCCGTGGCATTGCGTGGCGTTCCTCAACCGGTGCAGCTGTACCAGCTAAGTGCGGTACCGGGTCGTACCTTCGCACCCCTCCGCCTTGACCGGGAGTATTTCTTCGAAGATGAAAATGAGACCACCAACTCCACAAGCGAAAATAGCTCGTCACGTGCGGAGCTTGGTGAATCGGCACAAATGATTATGACTTCACTTCAGATGTTGCTCAGTACCTTCAAGGGTCCGCAGCGTGAGAAATTGCTAACGCCGTACTGTGAGCGCTGGCGTGTGCCGCTACCCCGGAAGTGTACAAGAGTGTGGGATGAGGAATATTGTCAGGAGGTTATGCGTCGCATTGCTGCAAAGGTCGGGCACGTGGCGGACCACTGTGCGGTGGGCCAAAGCAATCACTCCACAAGTACACTGAGCAGCGCATCAGTGGTGATTATCTCCGAAAACAAAGCTTTCCTCGATACATGTTCTTCCATGCTTTGA